Genomic segment of Sarcophilus harrisii chromosome 4, mSarHar1.11, whole genome shotgun sequence:
ggctcccatgtattcctcACTGTGGGAATTCAGGGTGTTCCTGGTTTTCTAAGTTTCTAGAGTCACAACTCCCTCATTTGGAAGCTGACAAACTTCTGGCTCCAGGGGGTGAGCTGCTTTGGATTGAATGACTGGTCCAGAAGTCCGGGCCACTTCCAGACCTCCCCACGCCCTGGCACCACCAAGAACCAGAGGAGACTGATCCTCAGGGCCCTTCTGTCCCAGGATCAGAGGGGCTTTCATTCATCATGTTCCCCGGTTCCTCGATCAGCCGCTTCCAAGAACCACGAACAAGAACACTGTTAAAAGCCACATCTCTATTCTCAAATATAACAGACACAGATACCCAGAGTCAGGTTGCTAGGCTGGGGAGCCGGGGCAGAAACAGCAGAAGCGAAGGGAGACACTCGAGGCTTCCAAAGGGGAAATGTCAAGCAGCCACTAACCTGGAGCCCCCCTCGGTGAGCTTCTCTGCAGAGAAGGGGGCTCTGTGGTCACTGAATCGACCCCCTCCGGGGGActctgggaaggaggaaggagagaactgCAGTGATGTCCCAGAGTGGGCTCCCTGAGATGGTCTTTCCTAGGAGACTAAGGCAGAGTTGCCAGTGACCCCCAGAGGTTGGGGGTGTTGAATGACTCGAAAGTTTCATGATAGTACCTAGAGAGGAATGTTTTTTAAAGATCCCCAGATGGCCCTAACTATCAGCTTGCTCAATCCATGCAGAGGGGTCGCTTCCTGTGGGCCGGTATCTCATAGTtcaatgatgctaagtgaattggcTTGTAAGGACCTAATTGTTAGGGGGACGGACTATCCCAGAAAAACTGAAAGGTGGTGAGATGAGAAGGCTCAGGGCCAGCTCCTCTCGTTCCCGTGACTCCACCGAGAGGGAAGGTTGGAGCCACAGCTGCCTCACAGCCAAGGTCAGGAGGCATCAGAACTGACTGAATGCCCCCACCCCATGACCCAAGGCTGCACCTTATTGCCAAAGGGCTTTCTGATCCAGGACCCTCTTGACGAGACAGTTAGCGATGTCCGACTCTATCGACGCTATAGGCCTAATTCTCCATGCTGCAAGAAGGGCACGTAAGGACACGGCCATCACTATGTCACCTCTGCCCTGCCACCGGCAGAGGGATACGATCTGCCAAGATTCCTCCTAAAACTCAGGGGCCTGCTGCCAGCTGGTCAGAGGACCCCATACAGCTCTGGCTGCCCATCCCTGCCAGCCAGAGCCCTGGAGATGGAGTCACAGGAATGTGGGGCAGGTGCCAGTTGGGGCATGTGGCTAGCAGCCCCACTGAGGACATTTAGAAGGCAATCGGCCCTCCCTAGGTAATGGGGCAGGGCAGGAGGGTGGGAGGAGGAGACCCGGGGAGGAAGCAGAGGAAGGGGGGAGCATCGACGAATTCCCCCCTCAGTTGATCGTTCTTGAGAATCCGCTGCAGGTGGAGCAGCTGGCTTCATCTATATCCTGGGAACTGAAACCCAATCCCAGTCCTGAATGAAGAACCAGGAGGTAATTAGGGGAGGTGGGCGGCTCTTCAGGAGCTGCAGCCATCCTGGAGAACTGTGACCCCCCATTTAGGCATTCTCCCTGGCTCAATACATCAGTGgatctccattcttttctctccagTCTTCTGGAGTCATGTCATTTCTAGGgatctgaaagaagagaaaagctgGTAAATTAGTGCTCGAGGGTGGGGACGGAGCAGAAGAGAGGCATTTCTGCCCCAAACTCCTCACTATAATTGGGTTTTTCAGAGCTCCCCAAATGAAAGCCTATGACTGCAGAGCAGACCTCTCAAGGTGacttcctcttccctttgcttTGCCCACTCCCCATTTTGGCCCACTCGGGGGCCAGTAATAGCTCTTACCTGAAAGGGTTCACTCAGCCCCACTACAGCTTGAAGATCGTTACTATAGTAACTGAGAAGAAactctcccccttcctctgcGAAACTGCTGGCATTGATATAAAcctgaaagaaggaagggggtaGGGAATGGAGAGTGCCAGCTGGAGGCCCAGACCCTTATCCATTTGCCAGCCCAGTTTCCAGCCTCTCTTTCAAGGAAAGTCTCTGGCTCTTAGGTAGCAGAATCAGCACTTGGccctctgtgccttagtttccccctGCTCACTAACTCTTCCAACCGCGCATCTCTAGTACCTCTACTGGGCATGTGGGAAGGAAATGTAAGATTCTGGGGAATGGGAGCTACTCATAGGGTTAGGGACGACTCCTGAGTGGGCTCAGTGGGTTTCAGGTACCTTGTTAAGCCCTTCATTTGAGGAGACCAAGTTGTCTTTGACCCAGGCATAGGTCACGTAGTCCTTCAAGTGGCGTATCACGACCTAGCAGTTAAGACATGGTAAGAGTAGGGGTTAGTCAAGGGCTTGGGTGCTACAAGATAGACCCATGTCATAGTCAAGGCAGCCCATGGCTTCCCCGCTCAGGCTTGTTGGAGGTTCCACAGGAAGAAGCATCCAGAGATAATGGAGGGAggtggggcaactaggtggcaaagtgcatagagcaccagccctgaagtcaggagggacccaagttcaaatctgatttcagacacttaacactttctagctgtgtgaccctgggcaagtcacttaaccccaattgcctttaaaaaaaaaagagagataatggAGGGAGGACCTGGGTCTGCCATGAACAGAACCTCCAAAATGCTCCAGTGACAGAGCCCTACCTTACACCCATGGTTCCTACTCATTACCTTGTGGAGACCGATCCAATCCCAGGGGCTGCTGCTGAAGTCAGggctctggatgtagctgatcaCCAAATCATAAGGCGTGATCCACTGACTCTCAGGAATCAAAGTGATCGGTGTCGTTAATTGTTGGGACTTTAGCTGGACATGACAGGAGGAAAGCTCTGATCATTAAGCATCCTCCTAACCTGAGGGACAGGGTTGAACTCTATGGAGCGGCACAGGGGTATCAATGGGGGGGCTGTCATAGGAATCCACGGCTGTCCTTAAGGGAAGGCCTCTTGCCCTGAGAACCCGAGAAAGGGTCAGAGTTTGGCTGGCTAGGAAGATGAAAATATACTGTAAGAGCAGAGCCAGCTCACCTACAAGGGGACTACTCTCAGCTATTTCACAAGAAAAAATGCTACTTTAAAAGGAGGGGGAAGCCCGTCACTGATGGAGCCTGGGGGATGGAAAGAGGAGACAGTCCTCTGAGGATACAGAGGGGCAAATAGGTAGTAAGAAGTACCAGAGGCCCAAAAGAAGATGTCAACTTAGATCAACCTTCCACACAGGTTCCAAATGTTCCCAAACTCAAGGGTAAAACTGTAGGATTAGAGACTATGTTCTTAATTGTTTCTCTATTTCCAGAGAAGGGCAAGTAAAATAGTTGGCAATCTTTATTTTGGTGGGAAGACCCTGGCTCTGAGCACAGACTAAAATAATTAAGACTCTTCTATTGAGAAAGGCAAAGAGCGTGATTGACACTTATGAAATCAAGTACAACCCAAGTAAGGTCATTAGGTTGAGGGAGACTCCTAATGAAATCTGAGCAGGTTAAGTTTAGAACCAATAAGAAGGCCattgagggaagaaggggaatcCTGAATCCGTGAGGAGGACAGGCTGGACAATGGAAATCTCTCCTTGCCCATTTCTTTGGGATTTTTATTAGCAACTAAAGATCCGGCTTCAAGTTCCATGGGCTAAGTCTAGGGAGGGTGTACAGGAACGGGGAGACTCACCTCTAGCTCAAAGGTTGCTGTGACTGGTTTGTGGTCactgattttatatttcatatggCTTTTATAACTTTTCAGTATAGGAGAGAAGAAGGTCTCACATTCCCCAGGCTCATCAGAGTTATCGAAAGGCTCCTGCTTCAGCCTCCAAAGGATGCGGTCGGTCCACGCTGGTTTTCGTCTTTTCTCACTGAACTCataaggaagaagggggaaggaaggatcAGGATAGTTCGGTATTTAGGACATCAGGAGTAAAAATGCTGGATCATCCCAACTGCATCAAATAAGAATTTATAATGGCCTCTAATGACAGGAATCAACAGGTACAAGGGGCCTGTGGTAACAGATGGGGAGGGGCAGCTAAACTGATAAGAAATGCTGCTAGTGGTCAATCACAAAGAAGCAAGTCAGAAAGTAGGAACTCTTCTAATTTTCCTGCATTGCAAACGAATGCAATCCCATGATTCAAAAGATTCTGACTTGGTATGCAAAGTATTAGTGTGCAATTCTAaaatctcctcctcttttttttttttttttataatagctttttatttacaagttatatgcatggataattttacagcactgacaattgccaaaccttttgttccaatttttcccctccttcctcccaccccctcccctagatggcaggatgaccagtagatgttaaatatattaaagtataaattaaatacaaaataagtatacatgaccaaactgttattttgctgtacaaaaagaatcggactctgaaatagtgtataattagcctgtgaaggaaatcaaaaatgcaggtgggcaaaaatagagggattgggaattctatgtaatggttcttagtcatctcccagagttctttcactgggtgtagctcgttcagttcattactgctctattggaactgatttggttcatctcattgctgaagagggccacgtccatcagaattgatcatcatatagtattgttgttgaagtatataatgatctcctggccctgctcgtttccctcagcatcagttcgtgtaagtctctccaggcctttctgaaatcatcccattggtcatttcttacagaacaataatattccataacattcatataccacaatttattcagccattctccaactgatgggcatccactcagtttccagtttctggccactataaagagacctgccacaaacattcttgcacatacaggtccttttcccttctttaaaaatctctttgggatataagcccagtagtaacactgctggatcaaagggtatacagtttgataactttttgagcatagttccaaattgctctccagaatggttggatgtattcacaattccaccaacaatgtattagtgtccctgttttcccacatcccctccaacattccgcattatttttctctgtcattctagccagtctgacaggtgtgtagtggtatctcagagttgccttaatttgtatttctctgattaataatgacttggagcatcttttcatatggctagaaatagtttcaatttcttcatctgagaattatctgttcatatcctttgaccatttatcaattggagaatggcttgattttttataaattagagtcaattctctctatattttgcatatgaggcctttatcagaacctttgactgcaaaaatgttttcccagtttattgcttcccttctaatcttgtctgcattagttttgtttgtacaaaaacttttcaatttgatataataaaaattttctataaaatctCCTTCTCTTAAACTAAAGCAGCATCCATTGCCCCTAGGAGCCAAGAATAGTCCCAGAAAGGAGTCTTGATGGGCATTCCCATCAAGGGCTGGCCCAGAGTGACACCATGGACCAGATTGATTCCTTCTCCTTAAGGCTACTTCTTACCCTTTCCTGACCCCCCTCAGTAGAGCACTGAACTTAAAACTTTACAGAGAAAATAAAGGTCCTGTATTCTTCTTTAGTCTGCATCTCCAAAGCCTTAGATGTcatctttcattctcttcctttgaCTAACATATGATGAAGAGGTGGCCTTTCGCCTCGAAGAAGACAAAATCTGAATTTGCATCCTTGGTCCCAGCCCCTCATTCTTCTTTCCATAATCATCATCTATTCCTGAtctctaatctctcttctctatatcctttttttctctcttccctttcataaTCAAACTCTTAGAAAAAGCTGTCTATAATCTCACTATTTTCAGAACATCCTCTTCCCACT
This window contains:
- the INPP5K gene encoding inositol polyphosphate 5-phosphatase K isoform X3; amino-acid sequence: MDILSPLGYIKVSSIRMQGLLLLVLVKRQHVPFISGIYTNYTRTGLGGFWGNKGGVAICFRLYGYAICFLNCHLPAHVSNVDQRLNDFDRILEMQNFEKEDIPNILDHDLLVWFGDLNFRIEDYGLCFIQESINNKHYSILWKKDQLNMIKKTDSLLQQFQEGPLLFQPTYKFDINSENYDSSEKRRKPAWTDRILWRLKQEPFDNSDEPGECETFFSPILKSYKSHMKYKISDHKPVTATFELELKSQQLTTPITLIPESQWITPYDLVISYIQSPDFSSSPWDWIGLHKVVIRHLKDYVTYAWVKDNLVSSNEGLNKVYINASSFAEEGGEFLLSYYSNDLQAVVGLSEPFQIPRNDMTPEDWREKNGDPLMY